In Flavobacterium endoglycinae, one DNA window encodes the following:
- a CDS encoding urease accessory protein UreD has protein sequence MNSHLKIIAGFKQSKSYVKDLYVSLPFRVVSVGQLKNDGRLYQMVMSSSPGILDGDHYDLQVALEKGASLQLQSQSYQRLFNMKDQASQELNVLMEDETSFSYVPHPIVPHEASNFKSTAKIHIGKKSDIIISEIITCGRKHHGEVFKLKRFQNLMEIYHENKLMVKDNVVIQPDLIPINSIGNLEQYTHQGTFIFFSTKENVNKEDLAENIINMSKNQSEMEIGISTMENNGFVLRAIAHGGEIMYNFFLQVQEMLWSLDQKQQ, from the coding sequence ATGAACAGCCATTTAAAAATCATAGCCGGATTTAAGCAAAGCAAATCGTATGTGAAGGACTTATATGTTTCGCTTCCTTTTAGAGTAGTTTCGGTTGGACAACTTAAAAATGATGGCAGATTGTACCAAATGGTAATGAGTTCTTCACCTGGAATTCTGGATGGAGATCATTATGACTTACAGGTTGCTTTAGAAAAAGGTGCTTCGCTGCAATTACAGTCACAATCCTATCAGAGGCTTTTTAACATGAAAGATCAGGCGAGTCAAGAACTAAATGTTTTGATGGAAGACGAAACCTCATTTTCATATGTTCCTCATCCTATAGTTCCTCATGAAGCTTCGAACTTTAAAAGTACAGCCAAAATTCATATCGGAAAAAAAAGCGACATCATCATCAGCGAGATTATTACCTGCGGGCGCAAACATCATGGGGAAGTTTTCAAACTAAAACGCTTTCAAAACCTGATGGAAATTTACCATGAGAATAAATTAATGGTAAAAGATAATGTGGTAATTCAACCCGATCTGATTCCTATTAACAGTATTGGAAATTTAGAACAATATACGCATCAAGGAACATTTATCTTTTTTAGTACAAAAGAAAATGTAAATAAAGAAGATCTGGCAGAAAACATCATCAATATGTCTAAAAATCAGAGCGAAATGGAAATTGGAATTTCAACAATGGAAAATAACGGTTTTGTATTGAGAGCAATAGCTCATGGAGGCGAAATAATGTATAATTTTTTCCTTCAGGTTCAGGAAATGCTCTGGTCATTAGATCAAAAACAACAATAA